One window from the genome of Bacillus rossius redtenbacheri isolate Brsri chromosome 10, Brsri_v3, whole genome shotgun sequence encodes:
- the LOC134536000 gene encoding microsomal glutathione S-transferase 1-like: MAGSFADVFSPDNPVFRAYVFYCAILVLKLMFMSIYTARTRMKKMVFSNPEDIMGRKDSKIRFDDPDVERVRRAHQNDLENLVPFFVAAPLYQLTAPSAAVAVNLFRAFAAARCAHTLVYAVWPRPQPARSLCFGAGFCVTLYMAVQAAVGFL; encoded by the exons ATGGCCGGCAGCTTCGCGGATGTCTTCTCCCCGGACAACCCGGTGTTCCGGGCCTACGTCTTCTACTGCGCGATCCTCGTCCTCAAGTTGATGTTCATGTCCATCTACACGGCGCGCACGAGGATGAAGAAGATG GTGTTTTCCAATCCCGAAGATATCATGGGCAGAAAGGACAGTAAAATACGCTTCGACGACCCGGACGTTGAGAGAGTACGAAG GGCGCACCAGAACGACCTGGAGAACCTGGTGCCGTTCTTCGTGGCGGCGCCGCTGTACCAGCTGACGGCGCCGagcgcggcggtggccgtgaaCCTGTTCCGGGCGTTCGCGGCGGCGCGCTGCGCTCACACGCTCGTGTACGCCGTGTGGCCCCGGCCGCAGCCTGCGCGCTCCCTGTGCTTCGGCGCCGGCTTCTGCGTCACGCTGTACATGGCCGTGCAGGCGGCAGTCGGCTTCCTGTAG